A section of the Amblyomma americanum isolate KBUSLIRL-KWMA chromosome 2, ASM5285725v1, whole genome shotgun sequence genome encodes:
- the LOC144121228 gene encoding uncharacterized protein LOC144121228: MQLLPSPPPVGWTQPLLMGLIDLQSRSGLTFPKSEFVTVLVTVKKAVDIAMPHIKKSNVRQQLAELLLPRLEQCPLFVCPARDDHAASTLSVVFDKFMRPLLANVSTTVTDRAAYRKKLACKPLHRKVLRV, encoded by the coding sequence ATGCAGCTTCTGCCCTCCCCTCCGCCAGTCGGATGGACCCAGCCCCTGCTGATGGGGCTTATTGACCTGCAATCAAGGAGCGGGCTAACATTCCCAAAGTCAGAATTTGTCACGGTCCTTGTGACCGTTAAGAAGGCTGTTGACATTGCCATGCCGCACATAAAAAAGAGCAACGTGCGTCAGCAGCTGGCAGAACTATTATTGCCTCGACTAGAGCAGTGCCCCCTTTTCGTTTGCCCAGCAAGGGATGACCACGCCGCAAGCACACTATCTGTAGTGTTTGATAAGTTCATGAGGCCACTTTTAGCCAACGTCAGCACTACTGTGACAGACAGGGCTGCTTACCGCAAAAAGCTGGCCTGCAAGCCACTGCACAGGAAAGTGCTCCGTGTTTAA